The following proteins are encoded in a genomic region of Brachypodium distachyon strain Bd21 chromosome 1, Brachypodium_distachyon_v3.0, whole genome shotgun sequence:
- the LOC100834350 gene encoding alpha-taxilin isoform X1, with the protein MEGSPATGLPEADALPDGFVESSSADQTPPLSSAPAARDSAHPALGPDHETATVANGEETLGTPSSLAAAADALQSLSVKAALEPESALGQQEPAADIGDAKESLKDSFMVEPAESQVNQKMSGEPKRKVVKRSSKLEKDRELLELAQRYHRVVEERDAAIAVKEKLESLCREFQRQNKMLKEECQKVSADGCSFRLGLKEKFDNAMKAVGDKLEEQKNSIIAQFEENNMLRGKLKDLSGQYSVIEQKYSHQLNEKTLELELAKLKIQQYQAKAAQEHAQMVLYAEQVSQLGVTEKNLRQQVAADGKKFEQFEDALSQSTEAFEIYKKEMAQMTTMIKEIKKQNGALKSKCENSDIALVKLIEERELMKKELDKCKNQRDKLESLCRSLQEERKQGPSLSVPEAMVIDLNASPEPE; encoded by the exons ATGGAAGGCTCGCCGGCGACGGGTCTCCCGGAGGCCGACGCGCTTCCCGATGGCTTCGTCGAGAGCTCCTCTGCCGACCAGACCCCGCCTCTCTCCTCCGCGCCAGCGGCCCGCGATTCCGCGCATCCTGCTCTCGGCCCCGATCACGAGACCGCCACCGTCGCCAATGGCGAGGAAACCCTAGGCACTCCCTCtagcctcgccgccgccgccgatgccctGCAGAGCCTCTCTGTGAAAGCCGCTTTGGAGCCGGAGAGCGCTCTTGGGCAGCAGGAACCCGCCGCAGACATAGGAG ATGCTAAAGAATCACTAAAGGACAGCTTCATGGTGGAGCCAGCTGAATCTCAGGTCAATCAAAAG ATGAGTGGCGAGCCAAAGCGTAAGGTCGTAAAACGAAGCAGTAAGCTAGAGAAGGACCGAGAGTTGTTGGAACTTGCCCAAAGGTACCATAGAGTGGTAGAAGAAAGGGATGCAG CAATTGCAGTTAAAGAAAAATTAGAATCTCTTTGTAGGGAGTTTCAGCgtcaaaacaaaatgttaAAG GAAGAGTGTCAAAAGGTGTCAGCAGATGGGTGCAGTTTTCGGTTGGGACTGAAAGAGAAATTCGACAATGCTATGAAG GCTGTCGGTGACAAGCTTGAGGAGCAGAAAAATTCAATCATTGCTCAGTTCGAAGAGAACAATAT GCTGAGAGGTAAACTCAAAGACCTTTCTGGTCAATATAGTGTCATTGAGCAGAAATATTCTCATCAG TTGAACGAAAAGACACTGGAACTTGAGCTTGCTAAACTGAAAATTCAACAATATCAAGCAAAAGCAGCTCAAGAACATGCCCAAATGGTGTTGTATGCTGAGCAAGTTTCTCAGCTTGGCGTTACTGAGAAGAACCTGCGGCAACAGGTAGCTGCTGATGGTAAAAAATTTGAGCAGTTTGAG GATGCCCTATCGCAAAGCACTGAAGCCTTTGAAATTTATAAGAAGGAGATGGCACAG ATGACGACAATGATAAAAGAAATTAAGAAGCAGAATGGAGCCCTGAAGAGCAAATGTGAGAATTCAGATATTGCTCTTGTGAAGCTCATTGAGGAG CGTGAGCTAATGAAGAAGGAACTAGATAAATGTAAGAATCAAAGGGACAAGCTTGAGTCCCTGTGCCGATCACTAcaagaagaaaggaaacaaGGCCCTTCTCTGAGTGTTCCTGAGGCCATGGTTATAGATCTTAATGCAAGTCCAGAGCCAGAGTGA
- the LOC100834350 gene encoding beta-taxilin isoform X2 produces the protein MEGSPATGLPEADALPDGFVESSSADQTPPLSSAPAARDSAHPALGPDHETATVANGEETLGTPSSLAAAADALQSLSVKAALEPESALGQQEPAADIGDAKESLKDSFMVEPAESQVNQKMSGEPKRKVVKRSSKLEKDRELLELAQRYHRVVEERDAAIAVKEKLESLCREFQRQNKMLKEECQKVSADGCSFRLGLKEKFDNAMKAVGDKLEEQKNSIIAQFEENNMLRGKLKDLSGQYSVIEQKYSHQLNEKTLELELAKLKIQQYQAKAAQEHAQMVLYAEQVSQLGVTEKNLRQQDALSQSTEAFEIYKKEMAQMTTMIKEIKKQNGALKSKCENSDIALVKLIEERELMKKELDKCKNQRDKLESLCRSLQEERKQGPSLSVPEAMVIDLNASPEPE, from the exons ATGGAAGGCTCGCCGGCGACGGGTCTCCCGGAGGCCGACGCGCTTCCCGATGGCTTCGTCGAGAGCTCCTCTGCCGACCAGACCCCGCCTCTCTCCTCCGCGCCAGCGGCCCGCGATTCCGCGCATCCTGCTCTCGGCCCCGATCACGAGACCGCCACCGTCGCCAATGGCGAGGAAACCCTAGGCACTCCCTCtagcctcgccgccgccgccgatgccctGCAGAGCCTCTCTGTGAAAGCCGCTTTGGAGCCGGAGAGCGCTCTTGGGCAGCAGGAACCCGCCGCAGACATAGGAG ATGCTAAAGAATCACTAAAGGACAGCTTCATGGTGGAGCCAGCTGAATCTCAGGTCAATCAAAAG ATGAGTGGCGAGCCAAAGCGTAAGGTCGTAAAACGAAGCAGTAAGCTAGAGAAGGACCGAGAGTTGTTGGAACTTGCCCAAAGGTACCATAGAGTGGTAGAAGAAAGGGATGCAG CAATTGCAGTTAAAGAAAAATTAGAATCTCTTTGTAGGGAGTTTCAGCgtcaaaacaaaatgttaAAG GAAGAGTGTCAAAAGGTGTCAGCAGATGGGTGCAGTTTTCGGTTGGGACTGAAAGAGAAATTCGACAATGCTATGAAG GCTGTCGGTGACAAGCTTGAGGAGCAGAAAAATTCAATCATTGCTCAGTTCGAAGAGAACAATAT GCTGAGAGGTAAACTCAAAGACCTTTCTGGTCAATATAGTGTCATTGAGCAGAAATATTCTCATCAG TTGAACGAAAAGACACTGGAACTTGAGCTTGCTAAACTGAAAATTCAACAATATCAAGCAAAAGCAGCTCAAGAACATGCCCAAATGGTGTTGTATGCTGAGCAAGTTTCTCAGCTTGGCGTTACTGAGAAGAACCTGCGGCAACAG GATGCCCTATCGCAAAGCACTGAAGCCTTTGAAATTTATAAGAAGGAGATGGCACAG ATGACGACAATGATAAAAGAAATTAAGAAGCAGAATGGAGCCCTGAAGAGCAAATGTGAGAATTCAGATATTGCTCTTGTGAAGCTCATTGAGGAG CGTGAGCTAATGAAGAAGGAACTAGATAAATGTAAGAATCAAAGGGACAAGCTTGAGTCCCTGTGCCGATCACTAcaagaagaaaggaaacaaGGCCCTTCTCTGAGTGTTCCTGAGGCCATGGTTATAGATCTTAATGCAAGTCCAGAGCCAGAGTGA
- the LOC100842617 gene encoding RNA pseudouridine synthase 5 isoform X2 produces the protein MLETKEDSRERKVSKFYRALVTGILENDEDVVTQPIGLVHYPGVSEGLYVACSSGKQAVSKVCVLERLAHENQTLVQVEIHSGRPHQIRIHLGYIGHPLVDDPLYGIGGQPKFADLEHSCPDVSFAYDGGYERPLQPVPGDCGYHLHAHWLVLCHPSTEKMVKITAPLPRILQTREERCAKQVDS, from the exons ATGCTGGAAACAAAAG AGGATAGCAGAGAACGGAAAGTTTCAAAATTCTATCGAGCGTTAGTAACTGGGATACTTGAAAATGATGAG GACGTGGTTACTCAACCCATAGGATTAGTTCATTATCCCGGAGTTTCAGAGGGACTTTATGTGGCATGTTCCTCAG GGAAGCAGGCAGTGAGTAAAGTGTGTGTTCTAGAGAGACTTGCACACGAAAATCAAACGTTGGTCCAG GTCGAAATTCATTCAGGACGGCCCCACCAAATTCGGATACACCTTGGGTACATTGGACACCCTCTTGTTG ATGACCCTCTCTATGGTATTGGTGGGCAGCCTAAATTTGCTGACCTGGAACATAGTTGTCCTGATGTTTCTTTTGCATATGACGG AGGTTATGAGAGACCTTTACAGCCTGTTCCTGGAGACTGTGGGTATCACTTACATGCGCATTGGCTGGTCCTTTGTCATCCAAGTACAGAGAAG ATGGTGAAAATCACAGCTCCTCTGCCACGAATCCTACAGACTCGAGAGGAACGGTGCGCTAAGCAAGTTGATAGTTGA
- the LOC100834651 gene encoding cytochrome c oxidase assembly protein cox16, mitochondrial — translation MNTTQKIEPAANVAQQASQFRRWGRKHPFVRYGLPLISLTVFGAVGLAHLIQGSKEVTREKEDMEWEVVETTKALSRTGPVEGAYKPKKLSLEDELKALQQKVDINNYDYKRIPKPNENK, via the exons ATGAATACAACTCAGAAAATAGAACCAGCTGCTAATGTTGCTCAACAAGCCTCACAATTCAGACGATGGGGACGAAAACATCCATTTGTTCGATATGGTTTGCCACTCATTTCTTTGACAGTGTTTGGTGCAGTGGGTCTAGCTCATCTTATACAGGGAAG CAAAGAAGTAACGAGGGAAAAGGAGGATATGGAATGGGAGGTTGTAGAGACAACAAAGGCTCTAAGCCGAACAGGACCGGTGGAAGGGGCCTATAAGCCTAAGAAGCTCTCACTAGAGGATGAACTGAAG GCTTTGCAGCAGAAGGTGGACATAAACAACTACGACTACAAGAGAATTCCGAAACCAAATGAAAATAAGTGA
- the LOC100842617 gene encoding RNA pseudouridine synthase 5 isoform X1: MAAAAGEAPLSQAIYSFGKPWPELNEGLSYTDTFRCAGPAADTSTTLIEFYSDNYKSSAPLPGWIHRIRNGQITVDGQVVIDPEMILREGSKLVYHRLAWQEPLAPHMLQVLYEDDDIVALNKPSGLQVLPKGLFQQRTVLAQLQWKEWKMPLSSCSKRKNVQSHPVPVHRLGRGTSGLLLCAKTKLAKVRLASYFAEGTINAGNKRDETEDSRERKVSKFYRALVTGILENDEDVVTQPIGLVHYPGVSEGLYVACSSGKQAVSKVCVLERLAHENQTLVQVEIHSGRPHQIRIHLGYIGHPLVDDPLYGIGGQPKFADLEHSCPDVSFAYDGGYERPLQPVPGDCGYHLHAHWLVLCHPSTEKMVKITAPLPRILQTREERCAKQVDS, translated from the exons atggccgccgccgccggagaagctcCACTGTCGCAGGCGATCTACTCCTTCGGGAAGCCATGGCCAGAGCTCAACGAAGGCCTCTCCTACACCGACACGTTCCGTTGCGCTGGTCCTG CTGCGGACACCAGCACCACCTTGATCGAGTTCTACTCTGACAACTACAAGAGTTCTGCGCCATTGCCAGG GTGGATTCATAGGATTCGTAATGGCCAG ATAACAGTTGATGGTCAAGTTGTTATTGACCCAGAAATGATTCTCAG GGAAGGTTCTAAATTAGTATATCATCGCCTCGCATGGCAGGAGCCACTTGCACCACATATGCTTCAAGTGCTTTATGAAGATGATGACATA GTCGCCCTTAATAAGCCTTCCGGTTTGCAAGTTCTGCCTAAAGGACTCTTCCAGCAGCGTACTGTTCTAGCACAACTTCAATGGAAAGAGTGGAAGATGCCCCTATCAAGCTGCTCGAAGAGAAAAAATGTGCAATCACATCCTGTACCTGTTCATCGATTAGGAAGGGGCACATCag GTCTACTACTTTGTGCCAAGACAAAGCTTGCCAAAGTTCGACTTGCATCTTATTTTGCAGAAGGCACTATAAATGCTGGAAACAAAAG GGATGAAACAGAGGATAGCAGAGAACGGAAAGTTTCAAAATTCTATCGAGCGTTAGTAACTGGGATACTTGAAAATGATGAG GACGTGGTTACTCAACCCATAGGATTAGTTCATTATCCCGGAGTTTCAGAGGGACTTTATGTGGCATGTTCCTCAG GGAAGCAGGCAGTGAGTAAAGTGTGTGTTCTAGAGAGACTTGCACACGAAAATCAAACGTTGGTCCAG GTCGAAATTCATTCAGGACGGCCCCACCAAATTCGGATACACCTTGGGTACATTGGACACCCTCTTGTTG ATGACCCTCTCTATGGTATTGGTGGGCAGCCTAAATTTGCTGACCTGGAACATAGTTGTCCTGATGTTTCTTTTGCATATGACGG AGGTTATGAGAGACCTTTACAGCCTGTTCCTGGAGACTGTGGGTATCACTTACATGCGCATTGGCTGGTCCTTTGTCATCCAAGTACAGAGAAG ATGGTGAAAATCACAGCTCCTCTGCCACGAATCCTACAGACTCGAGAGGAACGGTGCGCTAAGCAAGTTGATAGTTGA